Proteins found in one Streptococcus anginosus subsp. whileyi MAS624 genomic segment:
- a CDS encoding FeoB-associated Cys-rich membrane protein, with the protein MSTIIVFIIILVLAGAALHHIIKGKGNCGDCDCQCEIKEKMRQK; encoded by the coding sequence ATGTCCACGATTATTGTATTTATCATTATTTTAGTTTTAGCTGGTGCAGCGCTGCACCACATCATTAAGGGGAAGGGCAACTGTGGCGATTGTGACTGTCAATGTGAAATCAAAGAAAAAATGAGACAAAAATAA
- a CDS encoding ClbS/DfsB family four-helix bundle protein → MVRPTSKTELISAATQQYAKLQSLISRLTEEELNTTFDFSKDEKRKEAHWKRDKNLRDVLIHLYEWQQLLLNWVYSNQNGVEKSFLPAPYNWRSYGEMNVAFWQKHQQTPLEKAIKLLHQSQEKVLTLAETFTNEELFSKSVYKWVGGSTLGSYFVSCTSSHYDWAMKKLKAHQKNCKNQ, encoded by the coding sequence ATGGTAAGACCTACTAGCAAGACTGAGTTGATTAGTGCAGCAACACAGCAATATGCAAAGCTACAGTCATTGATTTCCCGATTAACAGAAGAAGAGTTGAATACCACATTTGATTTTTCAAAAGATGAGAAACGGAAAGAAGCTCATTGGAAGAGAGATAAAAATCTTAGAGATGTTCTCATTCATCTTTATGAGTGGCAACAATTACTTCTCAATTGGGTGTATTCCAATCAAAATGGTGTCGAAAAATCGTTTTTGCCAGCACCTTATAATTGGAGAAGCTATGGTGAGATGAATGTGGCATTTTGGCAAAAACATCAACAGACACCGCTAGAAAAAGCAATCAAGTTGCTTCATCAATCACAGGAAAAAGTGCTAACCCTGGCTGAAACCTTTACAAATGAAGAGCTGTTTTCAAAGAGCGTTTATAAATGGGTTGGTGGGAGTACTCTTGGCTCCTACTTTGTCAGCTGCACATCCAGTCACTACGACTGGGCTATGAAGAAGCTGAAAGCACATCAAAAGAACTGTAAAAATCAGTAA
- a CDS encoding ABC transporter permease — translation MLPIKNALAYVWRKKIKSLIIFFILLAISTLTLGSIAVKNATDAASKETFKNITSSFSMQINREVNQGTPRGAGNLKGEDIEAVEKVKGISGYIKRMNVVADLIDHQLVESGETDFESEDRKQKFGRAIMATGINDSSKDDKFTAETFKLVEGRHINKNDKNVALIHKDFAEKNKLKVGDTINIKSNTYDYDNVRKANKTTKVTVIGIFDGKNKGGVSSPQELYENTFITDLETTKTLQGSTDKNAIYQDATFFVNGSQDIDKVMAKVKEISSIDWEAYTLVKSTSNFPALQSSINGIYGVTGNLLIGTLIFGAIVLTLVLFLWINGRRKEMGIMLSMGISKTKIFFQFITEVLFVSIFSFIGAYFAGSAVSKVMGNSILKQVTSGITEKLAREGKSANLGGGAEVDGFNKTLTSLNVHVSPDDMTKVVIFGLAIIIVSVLIASITLLSKQPKDLLMGDNSK, via the coding sequence ATGTTACCAATAAAAAACGCTTTGGCTTATGTCTGGCGCAAGAAAATCAAAAGCTTGATTATCTTTTTCATCCTGCTAGCCATCTCTACCTTAACCTTAGGCAGCATTGCTGTTAAAAATGCAACAGACGCTGCTTCAAAAGAGACTTTCAAAAATATCACTAGCAGTTTCTCAATGCAGATTAACCGCGAAGTGAACCAAGGTACCCCTCGCGGAGCAGGAAATCTTAAAGGCGAAGATATCGAAGCTGTGGAAAAAGTTAAAGGTATCTCTGGCTACATCAAACGAATGAATGTTGTCGCTGACTTAATTGATCACCAATTGGTTGAATCTGGAGAAACCGACTTTGAAAGCGAAGATAGAAAACAAAAATTCGGCCGTGCCATTATGGCAACAGGTATCAACGATTCATCTAAAGATGATAAATTTACTGCGGAAACCTTCAAACTAGTTGAAGGTAGACATATCAACAAAAATGACAAAAATGTTGCTTTAATTCATAAAGATTTTGCAGAAAAGAACAAACTTAAAGTCGGCGATACGATTAATATAAAATCGAATACTTATGACTATGATAACGTTCGCAAAGCTAATAAAACGACTAAAGTGACAGTTATCGGAATTTTTGACGGGAAAAATAAAGGAGGCGTTTCTAGTCCTCAAGAATTGTATGAAAATACCTTTATCACAGACTTAGAAACGACTAAAACTTTACAAGGTTCAACGGATAAAAACGCTATTTATCAAGATGCTACTTTCTTTGTAAACGGTAGCCAAGATATTGATAAAGTAATGGCGAAAGTAAAAGAAATATCATCTATTGATTGGGAAGCCTACACCCTTGTTAAGAGCACAAGCAACTTCCCAGCACTTCAATCTTCTATTAACGGTATTTACGGCGTTACTGGAAACCTCTTAATCGGAACTCTAATCTTTGGAGCGATTGTTCTTACGCTAGTCTTGTTCTTATGGATCAATGGTCGTAGAAAAGAAATGGGAATCATGCTTTCAATGGGAATTAGCAAAACAAAGATTTTCTTCCAATTTATCACAGAAGTTCTCTTTGTAAGTATATTTAGCTTCATTGGTGCTTACTTTGCAGGTAGTGCTGTCAGCAAGGTGATGGGAAATAGCATTTTAAAACAAGTTACCAGTGGTATTACTGAAAAACTAGCTCGAGAAGGTAAGAGCGCCAATCTTGGAGGCGGGGCTGAAGTGGATGGCTTTAACAAGACCCTCACTAGCCTCAATGTACATGTATCTCCTGATGATATGACCAAGGTGGTCATCTTTGGACTTGCCATCATCATCGTTTCCGTCCTCATTGCTTCAATCACGCTCCTTAGTAAGCAACCAAAAGACTTACTAATGGGAGATAACAGCAAATAA
- a CDS encoding ABC transporter ATP-binding protein → MTILKIDTVSYQYNTLQENVLQQITTSFEKGKFYAIIGKSGAGKSTLLSLLAGLDTPTKGKILFENQDIAEKGYNHHRSKQISLVFQNYNLIDYLTPLENVRLVNPHADKEILLRLGLSEKEIHRNVMRLSGGQQQRVAIARALASEAPIILADEPTGNLDAATAMDIIDILITSAKEKNKCVIVVTHSKELADQADVVLELKNKNLVEVTKKAK, encoded by the coding sequence ATGACGATTTTAAAAATAGATACTGTTAGTTATCAGTACAACACTTTACAAGAAAATGTATTGCAACAAATCACAACTTCATTTGAAAAAGGGAAATTTTACGCCATCATCGGGAAATCTGGTGCTGGAAAGTCCACTTTACTTTCCCTTTTAGCAGGACTTGACACTCCCACAAAAGGAAAAATCCTCTTTGAAAATCAAGACATTGCTGAGAAAGGCTACAATCACCACAGAAGTAAACAAATCTCTTTGGTCTTTCAAAATTATAATCTAATTGACTACCTGACACCTCTTGAAAATGTCCGTTTGGTCAATCCACATGCAGATAAAGAAATCTTGTTACGGTTAGGCTTGAGCGAGAAAGAGATTCACCGCAATGTCATGCGCCTCTCTGGCGGTCAGCAGCAACGGGTGGCTATTGCACGTGCTTTGGCATCAGAAGCCCCTATTATCTTAGCCGATGAACCAACAGGGAATCTAGACGCTGCTACTGCCATGGACATTATTGACATTCTTATCACCTCTGCCAAAGAGAAGAATAAATGTGTCATTGTGGTGACACACAGCAAAGAGCTGGCTGATCAAGCAGATGTTGTCCTCGAATTAAAAAATAAAAACTTAGTGGAAGTCACTAAGAAAGCGAAATGA
- a CDS encoding ABC transporter permease: MQIAKQALNYISRKKVKTVLIFLILTFISTALSSSFSIMKTTDNIEKRIYDASNTGFAITSKNIENPISLRTAEKLLENKEISKHNLKYDALATLTNKTVVKKRQGVTRDNQNPILNNLVAALGTSDSQLETTFVSGVFKLEKGKHLQKSDRSKVLIHEKLAAQNHLKVGDKFKLQGISLRDGNAKKGNEIEVEVAGVFSGKKEEKQTGLSSDATENTLYLDYETSQRLAGYKATDYQVTSAVYYVANPKNIDQVVTAVKKAPIDWSKLDLVKNTKAFETISSSITSFKQIVRVLTFSIIIGSIIILALILMFWLRERVYEIGVLLSLGISKTMIMSQFVLELVIISVFSMVLSTISGSYLATMVFKGFIKKGQDGADSAALFENVVPHLDFATIGVTYGILLIIILFAVVSSSSIILHKKPKEILTDIS, translated from the coding sequence ATGCAAATAGCCAAACAGGCTTTGAATTACATCAGTAGAAAAAAAGTTAAAACGGTTCTGATTTTCCTGATACTAACATTTATTTCCACTGCTTTATCCAGTAGTTTTTCGATTATGAAAACGACAGATAATATCGAAAAAAGGATTTATGATGCTTCAAATACTGGCTTTGCTATCACCAGTAAGAATATTGAAAATCCCATTTCATTAAGAACAGCAGAGAAATTGTTAGAGAATAAAGAAATCTCAAAACATAACTTAAAATACGATGCACTGGCAACCTTGACAAATAAAACAGTTGTCAAGAAGAGACAAGGAGTGACGCGGGACAATCAAAATCCTATTCTCAACAATCTCGTTGCAGCATTAGGAACAAGTGATTCTCAGTTGGAAACGACCTTTGTCAGCGGTGTCTTTAAGTTGGAAAAAGGAAAACATCTTCAAAAAAGTGACCGCTCCAAGGTGTTGATTCATGAAAAATTAGCAGCACAAAACCATCTCAAAGTAGGTGACAAATTCAAACTGCAAGGCATATCATTACGAGATGGTAACGCTAAAAAAGGCAATGAAATAGAAGTTGAAGTTGCAGGGGTTTTCTCTGGTAAAAAAGAAGAAAAACAAACTGGATTGAGTTCTGATGCAACGGAAAATACTCTTTATTTGGATTATGAAACCAGTCAACGCTTAGCAGGCTACAAAGCAACTGACTATCAGGTCACATCAGCAGTTTACTATGTTGCCAATCCAAAGAACATTGACCAAGTGGTGACCGCCGTTAAGAAAGCGCCTATTGATTGGAGCAAGTTAGATCTTGTTAAAAATACGAAAGCATTTGAGACTATCTCTTCTTCTATCACGAGTTTTAAACAGATTGTTCGTGTCTTAACATTTAGTATCATCATCGGCAGTATCATCATTCTGGCCCTGATTCTTATGTTTTGGTTGCGAGAGAGAGTTTATGAAATCGGGGTGCTCCTATCGCTTGGTATTTCAAAGACAATGATTATGTCCCAATTTGTGCTAGAACTTGTCATCATCTCTGTGTTTAGCATGGTTCTATCCACGATTAGCGGTTCTTATCTGGCTACCATGGTCTTTAAAGGTTTTATCAAGAAAGGACAAGACGGAGCTGATTCAGCGGCACTCTTTGAAAACGTGGTACCACACCTAGATTTTGCAACAATTGGTGTGACCTACGGCATTTTGCTCATCATCATCTTATTTGCCGTAGTGAGCTCGTCCTCTATTATTTTACATAAAAAACCGAAGGAAATTTTAACCGATATTAGTTAA
- a CDS encoding bifunctional methylenetetrahydrofolate dehydrogenase/methenyltetrahydrofolate cyclohydrolase, which yields MAKIIDGKALAEKLQAQLAEKVRKLKDQTGLVPGLVVILVGNNPASQIYVRNKERSALAAGLRSEVVRLPETTSQEELLALIDQYNQDSAWHGILVQLPLPKHIDEEAVLLAIDPDKDVDGFHPMNMGRLWSGHPVMIPSTPAGIMEMFHEYGVELEGKRAVVIGRSNIVGKPMAQLLLAKNATVTLTHSRTHHLSEITKEADILVVAIGRGHFVTKDFVKEGAVVIDVGMNRDKNGKLIGDVKFDEVSEIASLITPVPKGVGPMTITMLMEQTYRACKRSLKK from the coding sequence ATGGCAAAGATAATCGACGGAAAAGCTTTGGCAGAAAAATTACAAGCACAACTAGCAGAGAAAGTTCGTAAACTAAAAGACCAAACAGGCTTAGTTCCTGGACTTGTAGTCATCTTGGTCGGCAATAACCCAGCTAGTCAAATCTATGTGAGAAATAAAGAACGGTCAGCTTTGGCTGCAGGACTTCGAAGCGAAGTGGTGCGTCTGCCAGAAACAACTAGTCAAGAAGAATTGCTTGCTCTGATAGACCAATACAATCAAGATTCAGCTTGGCACGGGATTTTAGTTCAGTTGCCACTGCCAAAGCATATTGATGAAGAGGCAGTGTTGTTAGCAATTGACCCTGATAAAGATGTGGACGGCTTTCATCCAATGAATATGGGACGCCTTTGGAGTGGTCATCCTGTCATGATTCCCTCCACACCTGCTGGAATTATGGAAATGTTTCATGAGTACGGTGTAGAATTAGAAGGTAAACGTGCTGTTGTCATTGGACGGAGTAACATTGTCGGAAAGCCCATGGCACAGCTTTTACTTGCTAAAAATGCAACAGTAACTCTGACGCATTCACGGACACATCACTTGTCAGAGATTACAAAAGAAGCTGATATTTTAGTTGTAGCTATTGGTCGCGGACATTTTGTGACTAAAGATTTTGTCAAAGAAGGCGCAGTCGTGATTGATGTTGGTATGAATCGTGATAAAAATGGTAAATTGATTGGCGATGTGAAATTTGATGAAGTATCTGAAATCGCAAGTCTCATTACTCCTGTACCAAAAGGGGTTGGTCCGATGACCATTACCATGCTCATGGAGCAAACCTATCGAGCGTGTAAACGGAGTTTGAAAAAATAA